In Macadamia integrifolia cultivar HAES 741 chromosome 13, SCU_Mint_v3, whole genome shotgun sequence, one DNA window encodes the following:
- the LOC122059753 gene encoding endonuclease III homolog 1, chloroplastic isoform X2 produces MSFTLFRNSILLSASANLEFKMETRRFYSKRLPSKTGISNSKLEPGSESSTGASGPDVRVFVRKKRVKMEDEIPAVKLKTEPLELKLCCLPEIEEFAYGKTSGSAQLKQSNTTSKVLPMGSKDASFITPQVEPPANWEEVLEGIRKMRSSDDAPVDSMGCEKAGSTLPPKERRFAVLVSSLLSSQTKDGVTHVQRLLQNGLLTADAIEDADEATIKDLIYPVGFYTRKASNLKKIANICRMKYEGDIPSSLEDLLSLPGIGPKMAHLVMNVGWNNVQGICVDTHVHRICNRLGWVSRPGTKQKTSTPEGTRESLQMWLPKEEWVAINPLLVGFGQTVCTPLKPRCGMCGINTLCPSAFKEMTSPKSKKRSPSPIKKT; encoded by the exons ATGTCTTTTACTCTCTTTAGAAATTCCATACTTCTATCTGCTTCTGCAAATCTCGAGTTCAAAATGGAAACAAGAAGATTTTATTCCAAAAGATTGCCATCTAAGACTGGAATTTCAAACTCAAAGTTAGAACCTG gtTCTGAATCTTCCACTGGCGCTTCTGGGCCAGACGTTCGCGTATTTGTTAGGAAGAAAAGAGTCAAAATGGAGGATGAAATTCCTGCAGTGAAGCTCAAAACAGAACCTCTCGAACTGAAA CTTTGTTGCTTACCCGAAATTGAAGAGTTTGCATATGGAAAGACCAGTGGATCCGCCCAGTTGA AACAGTCAAACACTACTTCGAAAGTGCTTCCCATGGGAAGTAAGGATGCTTCATTTATCACACCACAAG TGGAACCACCTGCTAATTGGGAAGAAGTCCTTGAAGGGATACGTAAAATGAGGTCTTCAGATGATGCTCCAGTAGATTCAATGGGATGTGAGAAAGCTGGCAGCACTCTCCCACCAAAG GAAAGACGATTTGCTGTTTTGGTGTCTTCACTACTTTCAAGCCAAACTAAGGATGGAGTTACTCATG TGCAAAGGCTACTTCAAAATGGTCTACTTACTGCTGATGCCATTGAAGATGCTGATGAGGCAACTATCAAGGACTTGATTTACCCA GTTGGGTTTTACACACGGAAGGCTTCTAACTTGAAGAAAATTGCAAATATCTGTCGAATGAAGTATGAAGGAGATATTCCCAGTTCTTTGGAGGATTTGCTTTCACTTCCAGGAATAGGTCCTAAGATGGCTCACCTG GTTATGAATGTAGGATGGAACAATGTTCAAGGGATATGCGTAGACACTCATGTGCATCGCATTTGCAATCGCCTTGGGTGGGTATCGCGGCCAGGCACAAAACAG AAAACTTCAACTCCTGAGGGAACAAGAGAGTCTTTGCAAATGTGGCTCCCAAAGGAAGAATGGGTTGCAATAAATCCTCTGCTG GTTGGATTTGGACAGACAGTATGTACTCCTCTAAAACCTCGATGTGGCATGTGTGGGATAAATACTTTGTGTCCATCTGCTTTCAAGGAGATGACGAGCCCCAAATCTAAGAAAAGGAGTCCCAGTCCTATTAAGAAGACATGA
- the LOC122059753 gene encoding endonuclease III homolog 1, chloroplastic isoform X3 translates to MDEQDISLSLLVLEMGSKNIGGWLCCLPEIEEFAYGKTSGSAQLKQSNTTSKVLPMGSKDASFITPQVEPPANWEEVLEGIRKMRSSDDAPVDSMGCEKAGSTLPPKERRFAVLVSSLLSSQTKDGVTHGAVQRLLQNGLLTADAIEDADEATIKDLIYPVGFYTRKASNLKKIANICRMKYEGDIPSSLEDLLSLPGIGPKMAHLVMNVGWNNVQGICVDTHVHRICNRLGWVSRPGTKQKTSTPEGTRESLQMWLPKEEWVAINPLLVGFGQTVCTPLKPRCGMCGINTLCPSAFKEMTSPKSKKRSPSPIKKT, encoded by the exons ATGGATGAACAAGATATCAGCCTCTCATTACTGGTTCTGGAAATGGGTTCTAAGAATATTGGAGGATGG CTTTGTTGCTTACCCGAAATTGAAGAGTTTGCATATGGAAAGACCAGTGGATCCGCCCAGTTGA AACAGTCAAACACTACTTCGAAAGTGCTTCCCATGGGAAGTAAGGATGCTTCATTTATCACACCACAAG TGGAACCACCTGCTAATTGGGAAGAAGTCCTTGAAGGGATACGTAAAATGAGGTCTTCAGATGATGCTCCAGTAGATTCAATGGGATGTGAGAAAGCTGGCAGCACTCTCCCACCAAAG GAAAGACGATTTGCTGTTTTGGTGTCTTCACTACTTTCAAGCCAAACTAAGGATGGAGTTACTCATG GAGCAGTGCAAAGGCTACTTCAAAATGGTCTACTTACTGCTGATGCCATTGAAGATGCTGATGAGGCAACTATCAAGGACTTGATTTACCCA GTTGGGTTTTACACACGGAAGGCTTCTAACTTGAAGAAAATTGCAAATATCTGTCGAATGAAGTATGAAGGAGATATTCCCAGTTCTTTGGAGGATTTGCTTTCACTTCCAGGAATAGGTCCTAAGATGGCTCACCTG GTTATGAATGTAGGATGGAACAATGTTCAAGGGATATGCGTAGACACTCATGTGCATCGCATTTGCAATCGCCTTGGGTGGGTATCGCGGCCAGGCACAAAACAG AAAACTTCAACTCCTGAGGGAACAAGAGAGTCTTTGCAAATGTGGCTCCCAAAGGAAGAATGGGTTGCAATAAATCCTCTGCTG GTTGGATTTGGACAGACAGTATGTACTCCTCTAAAACCTCGATGTGGCATGTGTGGGATAAATACTTTGTGTCCATCTGCTTTCAAGGAGATGACGAGCCCCAAATCTAAGAAAAGGAGTCCCAGTCCTATTAAGAAGACATGA
- the LOC122059753 gene encoding endonuclease III homolog 1, chloroplastic isoform X1 yields the protein MSFTLFRNSILLSASANLEFKMETRRFYSKRLPSKTGISNSKLEPGSESSTGASGPDVRVFVRKKRVKMEDEIPAVKLKTEPLELKLCCLPEIEEFAYGKTSGSAQLKQSNTTSKVLPMGSKDASFITPQVEPPANWEEVLEGIRKMRSSDDAPVDSMGCEKAGSTLPPKERRFAVLVSSLLSSQTKDGVTHGAVQRLLQNGLLTADAIEDADEATIKDLIYPVGFYTRKASNLKKIANICRMKYEGDIPSSLEDLLSLPGIGPKMAHLVMNVGWNNVQGICVDTHVHRICNRLGWVSRPGTKQKTSTPEGTRESLQMWLPKEEWVAINPLLVGFGQTVCTPLKPRCGMCGINTLCPSAFKEMTSPKSKKRSPSPIKKT from the exons ATGTCTTTTACTCTCTTTAGAAATTCCATACTTCTATCTGCTTCTGCAAATCTCGAGTTCAAAATGGAAACAAGAAGATTTTATTCCAAAAGATTGCCATCTAAGACTGGAATTTCAAACTCAAAGTTAGAACCTG gtTCTGAATCTTCCACTGGCGCTTCTGGGCCAGACGTTCGCGTATTTGTTAGGAAGAAAAGAGTCAAAATGGAGGATGAAATTCCTGCAGTGAAGCTCAAAACAGAACCTCTCGAACTGAAA CTTTGTTGCTTACCCGAAATTGAAGAGTTTGCATATGGAAAGACCAGTGGATCCGCCCAGTTGA AACAGTCAAACACTACTTCGAAAGTGCTTCCCATGGGAAGTAAGGATGCTTCATTTATCACACCACAAG TGGAACCACCTGCTAATTGGGAAGAAGTCCTTGAAGGGATACGTAAAATGAGGTCTTCAGATGATGCTCCAGTAGATTCAATGGGATGTGAGAAAGCTGGCAGCACTCTCCCACCAAAG GAAAGACGATTTGCTGTTTTGGTGTCTTCACTACTTTCAAGCCAAACTAAGGATGGAGTTACTCATG GAGCAGTGCAAAGGCTACTTCAAAATGGTCTACTTACTGCTGATGCCATTGAAGATGCTGATGAGGCAACTATCAAGGACTTGATTTACCCA GTTGGGTTTTACACACGGAAGGCTTCTAACTTGAAGAAAATTGCAAATATCTGTCGAATGAAGTATGAAGGAGATATTCCCAGTTCTTTGGAGGATTTGCTTTCACTTCCAGGAATAGGTCCTAAGATGGCTCACCTG GTTATGAATGTAGGATGGAACAATGTTCAAGGGATATGCGTAGACACTCATGTGCATCGCATTTGCAATCGCCTTGGGTGGGTATCGCGGCCAGGCACAAAACAG AAAACTTCAACTCCTGAGGGAACAAGAGAGTCTTTGCAAATGTGGCTCCCAAAGGAAGAATGGGTTGCAATAAATCCTCTGCTG GTTGGATTTGGACAGACAGTATGTACTCCTCTAAAACCTCGATGTGGCATGTGTGGGATAAATACTTTGTGTCCATCTGCTTTCAAGGAGATGACGAGCCCCAAATCTAAGAAAAGGAGTCCCAGTCCTATTAAGAAGACATGA
- the LOC122059835 gene encoding protein transport protein Sec61 subunit alpha-like — protein sequence MVEGFRVLHLVRPFLSFLPEVQTADRKVPFREKVIYTVIPLFIFLVCSQLPLYGMHSTTGADPFNWMRFILASNRGTVMELGITPIVTSGLVMQLLAGSKIIEVDNNVWEDRALLNGAQKLLGILVAVGEAVAYVLSGMYGSVGQLGVGNTILIIIQLCFGGIIVICLDELLRKGYGLVSGVKLYLENNRPMSL from the exons ATGGTGGAAGGGTTCAGAGTTCTCCATCTTGTTAGAccatttctgtcatttctacCAGAAGTGCAGACTGCAGACAGGAAGGTTCCATTTAGAGAGAAAGTGATATACACTGTGATCCCCCTCTTTATTTTCCTGGTCTGCAGTCAACTTCCTCTCTATGGAATGCATTCCACTACAGGAGCAGACCCTTTTAACTGGATGCGTTTTATTCTCGCCTCAAACCGTGGGACTGTTATGGAGCTTGGGATTACTCCCATTGTGACATCTGGATTGGTGATGCAACTCTTAGCTGGATCAAAGATCATCGAAGTTGATAACAATGTCTGGGAAGATCGGGCCCTCTT AAATGGTGCTCAGAAGCTGTTGGGCATACTTGTTGCTGTTGGTGAAGCAGTCGCATATGTTCTGTCGGGGATGTATGGTAGCGTCGGCCAACTTGGAGTAGGCAATACAATTCTAATCATTATTCAGCTTTGTTTTGGTGGTATCATTGTGATATGCTTAGATGAACTTCTCCGGAAGGGTTATGGACTAGTATCTGGTGTTAAACTCTACTTGGAGAATAACAGGCCAATGAGCTTGTAG